One genomic window of Desulfurococcus mucosus DSM 2162 includes the following:
- a CDS encoding macro domain-containing protein, whose product MRLRLKGLIVEVVAGDITLFQGDALVNPANTYGYMGGGVALAIRKKGGDVIEEEAVKQAPIPIGGAVVTTGGSLGVKAVIHAPTVVEPGGASSPVNVYKATAAALSKVLENGFRKIAFPLMGAGVGGVPPAESARAMARALREHGAGAALTIHVYVRDPGLVGDVVRAFIEEGFQPA is encoded by the coding sequence ATGCGGCTTAGGCTCAAGGGTTTAATCGTAGAGGTGGTTGCCGGGGACATCACGTTGTTCCAGGGAGACGCCTTAGTGAACCCTGCGAACACCTACGGGTACATGGGCGGCGGGGTCGCCTTAGCTATAAGGAAAAAGGGTGGAGACGTGATCGAGGAGGAGGCTGTTAAACAGGCCCCGATACCTATAGGTGGCGCAGTAGTAACTACCGGCGGCTCACTCGGGGTTAAAGCAGTGATCCATGCTCCCACGGTTGTGGAGCCAGGCGGTGCTTCGAGCCCGGTGAACGTGTACAAGGCTACTGCGGCAGCATTGTCGAAGGTGTTGGAAAACGGCTTCAGGAAAATAGCCTTCCCCCTGATGGGTGCCGGTGTCGGCGGGGTGCCTCCAGCTGAGTCGGCTAGAGCCATGGCTAGGGCTCTCAGGGAGCATGGTGCTGGAGCCGCTTTAACCATCCATGTATACGTAAGGGATCCAGGGCTGGTTGGAGACGTTGTAAGGGCCTTTATCGAGGAGGGTTTCCAGCCGGCTTAA
- a CDS encoding amidohydrolase, whose protein sequence is MSRVKCFLNGRVYTGFKPLRVEEALTVAYGRVLYAGEEGKALALCRMLGGEAVDLEGKTILPGFIDSHMHLDGVGLQLSTLDLRGVGSIEELKEKVREYAASHSGGPVVGRGWDQEFFREKRWPTRWDLDEAVVDRPVILVRVCGHAAVLNTKAMELAGLIHVESPWVVRDESGEATGVILEGAVGEALRVLQGSMDTREKALLMRRALEYAASLGVTTLGFMSCSGDSLRALMLLHSEWRYPRVRVYVEPGLLRELSKLGFTGGFGSEYLRVKGVKAFADGSLGARTAWLSKPYSDDPLNTGRQLISRSELEGLVEEASRAGFQVAVHAIGDAAVDLVLDVYRSARGSGVRHRIEHASVIRPEQVAEASSLGIAVSVQPRFAVSDWWAGQRLGDERLKWLYPFKTMAGRGVALGFSTDAPVEPLNPWETIYAAVAREGGEALTLEEALHYYTYGSAYVLGEEGELGTLTEGKLADLIVVDRDPFKTPLGELRGIRVVETYVGGERVLVQPPS, encoded by the coding sequence TTGAGCCGGGTGAAGTGCTTCCTGAACGGCAGGGTTTACACCGGGTTCAAGCCCCTGAGGGTTGAAGAAGCACTCACGGTGGCCTACGGCAGGGTCCTCTACGCTGGCGAGGAGGGGAAAGCCCTCGCTCTCTGCAGGATGCTCGGGGGCGAGGCAGTAGACCTAGAGGGGAAGACCATACTACCCGGCTTCATAGATTCACACATGCATCTAGACGGCGTAGGGCTCCAGCTATCCACACTAGACCTCAGAGGGGTTGGAAGCATTGAGGAGTTGAAGGAGAAGGTGAGGGAGTATGCTGCTTCACACAGCGGGGGACCCGTGGTAGGCCGTGGATGGGATCAAGAGTTCTTCAGGGAGAAAAGGTGGCCGACCCGCTGGGATCTAGATGAAGCCGTAGTGGATAGGCCGGTTATACTTGTCAGGGTCTGCGGCCACGCAGCCGTTTTGAACACTAAGGCCATGGAGCTCGCGGGCTTAATCCACGTGGAGTCGCCGTGGGTTGTCAGGGATGAATCCGGGGAGGCAACCGGCGTGATCCTCGAGGGGGCTGTTGGGGAAGCCTTAAGAGTGCTCCAGGGATCCATGGATACCCGTGAGAAAGCCCTATTAATGCGGAGGGCGCTCGAGTACGCTGCATCACTAGGTGTTACCACGCTGGGCTTCATGAGCTGCAGCGGGGATTCCCTTAGAGCCCTCATGCTACTCCACTCCGAGTGGAGGTACCCGAGGGTCAGGGTCTACGTGGAGCCAGGCCTCCTAAGGGAGCTGTCTAAACTAGGCTTCACAGGCGGCTTCGGAAGCGAGTATCTGAGGGTGAAGGGGGTTAAAGCCTTCGCAGACGGCAGCCTGGGGGCTAGGACGGCGTGGCTCTCGAAACCATACAGTGACGACCCGTTGAACACGGGTAGGCAGTTGATATCGAGGAGCGAGCTCGAAGGCCTAGTGGAGGAGGCGTCGAGGGCGGGCTTCCAGGTCGCCGTCCACGCCATAGGTGATGCAGCAGTAGACTTAGTGCTGGATGTTTACAGGAGTGCTAGGGGCAGCGGGGTTAGACACAGGATTGAACATGCCTCTGTGATCAGGCCTGAACAAGTAGCCGAGGCATCAAGCCTCGGCATCGCTGTATCAGTGCAACCCCGCTTCGCAGTATCCGACTGGTGGGCTGGGCAAAGGCTTGGAGACGAGAGATTGAAGTGGCTCTACCCGTTTAAAACCATGGCGGGTAGAGGGGTTGCATTAGGGTTTTCAACGGATGCACCTGTGGAGCCCCTTAACCCCTGGGAAACAATCTATGCTGCCGTGGCGAGGGAGGGAGGCGAGGCGTTGACGCTTGAAGAGGCCCTCCACTACTATACATATGGCTCAGCATACGTGCTGGGCGAAGAAGGGGAGCTAGGGACGCTTACAGAGGGGAAGCTAGCCGACCTCATAGTGGTGGATAGAGACCCGTTTAAAACCCCCTTAGGGGAGCTGAGAGGCATAAGGGTTGTGGAAACCTATGTGGGGGGTGAGAGAGTACTTGTTCAACCCCCCTCGTAG
- a CDS encoding MoaD/ThiS family protein — MTLRVKVLLLGVLADAAGTHMEEHALKDGSRVSELIEAVVKRHSGLKALVETLPVLNIYVNGRHVDLNHALGDGDEVVIAPPFYEGG; from the coding sequence ATGACTCTAAGGGTTAAAGTACTCCTCCTCGGAGTCCTCGCAGACGCTGCTGGAACACACATGGAGGAGCATGCCTTAAAGGATGGAAGCAGGGTGAGCGAGCTCATCGAAGCAGTCGTCAAGAGGCATAGTGGTCTCAAAGCCCTCGTCGAGACTCTTCCAGTGCTCAACATATATGTCAACGGGAGGCATGTAGACTTGAACCATGCCCTGGGAGACGGGGACGAGGTTGTCATAGCTCCCCCCTTCTACGAGGGGGGTTGA
- a CDS encoding (2Fe-2S)-binding protein: MKVSFRVNGKPVELDVEPNELLINTLRNRLGLTGVKYGCGIGECGACTVLIDGEPALSCLVLTVDVNGREVETVEGLTSEREPSPVQKAFMEEGAVQCGYCTPGFIVMAEYMRRRRVEPSDENIREYLKGNLCRCTGYVNIYKAVRRALQQDPRGSPDDSKG, from the coding sequence ATGAAGGTGTCCTTCAGGGTTAACGGTAAACCCGTCGAGCTAGACGTGGAGCCCAATGAGCTGTTAATCAACACGTTGAGGAACAGGCTGGGGCTCACTGGTGTGAAGTATGGATGCGGGATAGGCGAGTGCGGTGCATGCACAGTCCTAATAGACGGGGAGCCGGCTTTATCCTGCCTAGTGTTAACGGTTGACGTCAATGGAAGGGAGGTTGAAACCGTGGAGGGATTAACCAGTGAAAGAGAGCCAAGCCCCGTGCAGAAGGCGTTCATGGAGGAGGGGGCGGTTCAATGCGGGTACTGTACACCCGGCTTCATCGTGATGGCAGAGTACATGAGGAGGAGACGTGTGGAGCCATCCGACGAGAACATCAGGGAGTACCTTAAAGGCAACCTATGCAGGTGCACCGGTTACGTGAACATCTATAAGGCTGTGAGGAGAGCCCTGCAACAGGATCCACGGGGCAGCCCCGATGACTCTAAGGGTTAA
- a CDS encoding FAD binding domain-containing protein codes for MGLKPSMINYRNTHIIPFSFNYYEPASLREALEILSELGGSARILAGGTDLLVKMKTRQVEPKAVVNIKRIRELKGITVEDGRVRIKALTTLREIEESPIVAKYIPALRDAVKQMASIQVRSMATIGGNLCNASPAADTAPPLLVHNASVKIVGLNRERTVPLASFFKGPGSTVLEPGEILAEVIVEAEPGSSAFMKIGRVAVDLAVASAAVYVELNGDIVEEARIAAGAVAPTPIRCPVAEGALKGRRLSEVGLNVFKPIEGEVKPISDARASAEYRRHLVRILAHDAFWRAVEALKRDAE; via the coding sequence GTGGGATTAAAGCCATCAATGATCAACTACAGGAACACCCATATAATCCCCTTCAGCTTCAACTACTATGAGCCAGCCTCACTGAGGGAAGCACTTGAAATTCTCAGCGAGCTCGGTGGTTCAGCACGGATCCTGGCTGGAGGCACTGATCTACTCGTGAAGATGAAGACCAGGCAGGTGGAGCCGAAGGCGGTAGTCAACATTAAGAGGATACGGGAGCTCAAAGGGATCACGGTTGAGGACGGCAGGGTCAGGATCAAGGCGTTGACAACACTGAGGGAGATAGAGGAATCCCCCATCGTGGCCAAGTATATCCCGGCCCTAAGGGACGCTGTGAAGCAGATGGCAAGCATCCAGGTGAGGAGCATGGCTACCATAGGGGGCAACCTATGCAATGCTTCACCAGCAGCAGACACGGCTCCACCCCTCCTCGTCCACAACGCCTCCGTGAAGATAGTTGGCTTAAACAGGGAGAGAACAGTGCCCTTGGCCAGCTTCTTCAAGGGACCCGGCTCCACAGTGCTGGAGCCAGGTGAAATCCTTGCAGAGGTAATCGTAGAGGCTGAGCCAGGGTCCTCAGCATTCATGAAGATCGGCAGGGTAGCCGTGGACCTCGCCGTGGCCAGTGCAGCCGTCTACGTTGAGCTCAACGGCGACATCGTTGAGGAGGCAAGGATCGCGGCTGGAGCAGTAGCACCAACACCCATAAGGTGCCCCGTAGCAGAGGGGGCTTTGAAAGGCAGGAGGCTGAGCGAGGTGGGCTTAAATGTATTCAAACCCATTGAAGGCGAGGTGAAGCCTATAAGCGATGCAAGGGCCTCGGCAGAGTACCGTAGGCACCTGGTAAGGATCCTCGCCCACGACGCGTTCTGGAGGGCCGTGGAGGCCTTGAAGAGGGATGCGGAATGA
- a CDS encoding xanthine dehydrogenase family protein molybdopterin-binding subunit, translated as MYSFIGKRTIRRDALAKTSGTLRFVNDLEAPGMLIGRILRSPYAFADIKRIDVSEAERIGAVTLTPDEVPQKPFNPRLVSVHEVTFKDTYVLTKKPRYIGDAVAAVAAPSEELAQRALESIRVEYERIYEPILDPFKAMEPGAPLIHEKIMKGSEWIRVEGNIAASLNYVEGDVDKAFQESDVVLERRFKTGKRYHMQLEPKAVLCVPEPGGKLTIYSTTQSIHNTRILVSQIFDIPLSRVNVVKIPIGGSFGSSIQVNYLVPIAVALCLKSGKPVKIAYTREEDILDHSNFVFHFRIKVGAKRNGVLTGAEFENTLDVGAHQVQPYPLLGTSLGWFVSMYKWRNIRYIGRAVYTNKTPACALRGYGAPEVQWAVETIMDELAEELGVDPVELRLKNYVGRGEIFWGQGPTVKSIIRSDGVPELLEKGKELIGWDKRGDPRGKKGRFRRGIGVARGFHTSGAGGPISGEVIDYTGCILKLNEDGTLDYITALQDHGGGTLDAHVKIISEVLGVPPELVNLASASTENTPYDVCTHASRGTYVGGEAARRAAEIVKSKIFEYAARLVGKAVNPEAFKIRYDEGLKQAVVYIEGTDVRIPLSEIARAAWQRNWGTIGAFVSYRATSAPPSFTVYFVEVEVDTWTGRVKPIRVVAGADVGTPVNPDMVEGQLHGGFAMAWGMAFTEDMVYEENGELAGRGLITDYKIPTIADVPAPEDFKVIIASSYEPTGPFGAKGIGEAAMNPAVGAIANAVYNAIGVRFYELPITPGKIVEALRKGGVQWD; from the coding sequence GTGTACTCCTTCATAGGTAAGAGGACTATTAGAAGGGATGCACTCGCCAAGACCAGTGGGACCCTCAGGTTCGTCAACGACCTGGAAGCCCCGGGGATGCTCATAGGGAGGATACTTAGAAGCCCATACGCCTTCGCCGACATCAAGAGGATCGATGTAAGCGAGGCTGAAAGAATCGGTGCAGTAACCCTCACACCTGATGAAGTCCCCCAGAAGCCCTTCAACCCGAGGCTCGTCAGCGTGCACGAGGTAACCTTCAAGGACACCTATGTGCTCACAAAGAAGCCCAGGTACATTGGGGACGCTGTGGCGGCTGTCGCAGCCCCCAGCGAGGAGTTAGCGCAGAGGGCTCTTGAATCCATTAGGGTGGAGTACGAGAGGATATATGAGCCCATCCTAGACCCGTTCAAGGCCATGGAGCCCGGGGCGCCCTTGATACATGAGAAGATAATGAAGGGGAGTGAATGGATCCGTGTCGAGGGAAACATAGCTGCATCACTAAACTATGTTGAGGGAGACGTCGACAAGGCTTTCCAGGAGTCCGATGTGGTCTTGGAGAGGAGGTTTAAGACTGGTAAGAGATACCATATGCAGCTGGAGCCCAAGGCAGTCCTCTGCGTTCCCGAGCCAGGCGGCAAGCTGACGATTTACTCTACAACCCAGTCAATCCATAACACGAGGATACTGGTGAGCCAGATCTTCGATATACCTTTAAGCAGGGTAAACGTTGTAAAGATCCCCATAGGCGGCTCCTTCGGCTCAAGCATCCAGGTCAACTACCTGGTTCCAATAGCAGTAGCCCTCTGCCTTAAATCCGGGAAACCCGTTAAGATAGCGTACACCCGTGAGGAAGACATACTAGACCACTCCAACTTCGTCTTCCACTTCAGGATAAAGGTGGGTGCGAAGAGAAACGGGGTTTTAACGGGTGCTGAATTCGAGAACACCCTCGACGTAGGGGCACACCAGGTGCAGCCCTACCCGCTCCTCGGCACCAGCCTGGGATGGTTTGTATCCATGTATAAATGGAGGAACATCAGGTATATTGGGAGAGCGGTCTACACGAATAAGACCCCGGCCTGCGCCCTAAGAGGCTACGGGGCGCCAGAGGTCCAGTGGGCTGTTGAAACAATCATGGATGAACTAGCTGAGGAGCTCGGGGTAGACCCTGTTGAACTCAGGTTGAAGAACTACGTGGGGAGAGGCGAAATATTCTGGGGGCAGGGTCCAACCGTTAAATCCATCATAAGATCCGACGGTGTCCCAGAGCTCCTTGAGAAAGGAAAGGAGCTGATAGGCTGGGATAAGAGGGGTGATCCAAGAGGGAAGAAGGGAAGGTTTAGAAGGGGGATCGGTGTTGCAAGAGGCTTCCACACCTCGGGGGCCGGCGGCCCCATAAGCGGCGAGGTCATAGATTACACCGGGTGCATACTGAAGCTCAACGAGGATGGAACCCTCGACTACATCACAGCGCTCCAGGACCACGGGGGCGGCACCCTGGATGCACACGTCAAGATTATCTCAGAGGTCCTAGGGGTCCCGCCTGAACTAGTGAACCTTGCATCAGCGTCAACCGAGAACACCCCGTACGATGTCTGCACGCATGCGTCACGCGGCACCTATGTCGGCGGCGAGGCTGCTAGAAGGGCTGCCGAGATAGTTAAATCCAAGATATTCGAGTACGCTGCGAGACTCGTGGGTAAAGCAGTGAACCCGGAGGCCTTCAAGATAAGGTATGACGAGGGCTTGAAGCAGGCGGTCGTATACATCGAGGGGACGGATGTAAGGATCCCGCTCAGCGAGATCGCGAGGGCGGCGTGGCAGAGGAACTGGGGCACTATAGGTGCATTCGTATCCTACAGGGCTACCTCGGCGCCACCGAGTTTCACGGTTTACTTCGTTGAAGTCGAAGTAGACACGTGGACGGGGAGGGTTAAACCCATCAGGGTTGTAGCCGGCGCTGACGTCGGCACACCCGTCAACCCTGACATGGTTGAAGGACAACTCCACGGGGGATTCGCCATGGCTTGGGGCATGGCTTTCACCGAGGACATGGTGTACGAGGAGAACGGTGAGCTCGCTGGGAGAGGGTTGATAACCGACTACAAGATACCCACGATAGCCGATGTGCCGGCCCCAGAGGACTTCAAGGTGATAATAGCCAGCAGTTATGAACCCACGGGTCCCTTCGGAGCCAAGGGGATAGGTGAAGCAGCCATGAACCCGGCCGTAGGCGCCATAGCGAACGCCGTGTACAACGCTATAGGAGTGAGGTTCTACGAGCTCCCAATCACCCCAGGCAAGATAGTTGAGGCGTTGCGTAAGGGTGGTGTACAGTGGGATTAA
- a CDS encoding (2Fe-2S)-binding protein, with product MIVRFKLNGVAVEVDAPPSEILLDTLRLRLKVRSVKRGCERGECGSCTVLLDGKPVASCMLLTPQVEGRSVVTVEGLQGDPLLGKLVESFTEKGAVQCGFCTPGILLTAWAAIREGRIRERKDIAEYIGNLCRCTGYVKIAEAVWSTVEKVGKQCTPS from the coding sequence GTGATCGTGAGGTTCAAGCTCAACGGTGTAGCAGTCGAGGTTGACGCACCGCCCAGTGAAATCCTCCTAGACACGCTGAGGCTCAGGCTCAAGGTGAGGAGTGTTAAGAGAGGCTGTGAAAGAGGCGAGTGTGGATCCTGCACCGTGCTACTCGACGGGAAACCAGTTGCCTCCTGCATGCTGCTGACACCTCAGGTGGAGGGAAGGAGCGTGGTCACCGTGGAGGGGCTTCAAGGCGACCCCTTGCTCGGCAAGCTCGTAGAGTCGTTCACTGAGAAAGGGGCTGTGCAATGCGGCTTCTGCACACCAGGCATACTTCTCACAGCATGGGCCGCTATAAGGGAGGGGAGGATCAGGGAGAGAAAGGATATCGCGGAATACATCGGCAACCTATGCAGGTGCACCGGTTACGTGAAGATCGCTGAAGCAGTGTGGAGCACTGTTGAAAAGGTGGGGAAGCAGTGTACTCCTTCATAG
- a CDS encoding FAD binding domain-containing protein, whose amino-acid sequence MFYRIPEVKYHRPASLEEALELLGKLSGKARILAGGTDLVLDLKIKRYDVSDLIDVSGLKELKYITDEGGVLRIGALTTIQEIADSTIVAEKTPLLKKAAEEFAYWQVRNIATIGGNLCNASPAADTAPPLMVHEAWVRAVSMDGERRIPLKEFFKGPRTTALKPNEILAEVSIPYSQGEAWRYAYHKLGRRRGHDISVVSIAVAVRVEEGVFRDVRIALGSVAPTPVRAWSVEEELKGREASVENINRAVEKITGDIKPISDARASAEYRLHVSKELLRDMLTGLVEGGRR is encoded by the coding sequence GTGTTCTACCGTATCCCCGAGGTCAAGTACCATAGGCCTGCATCCCTTGAGGAAGCCCTTGAACTACTCGGCAAGCTGTCTGGGAAAGCGAGGATCCTGGCTGGAGGCACAGACCTAGTCCTCGATTTGAAGATCAAGAGGTATGATGTAAGCGATTTAATCGATGTGTCAGGGCTGAAGGAGCTGAAATACATCACCGATGAGGGAGGCGTGCTCAGGATAGGCGCGTTGACAACCATACAGGAGATAGCTGACTCCACCATTGTAGCGGAGAAGACACCATTGTTGAAGAAGGCGGCTGAGGAATTCGCATACTGGCAGGTGAGGAACATCGCCACTATAGGGGGCAACCTATGCAATGCTTCACCAGCAGCGGATACAGCGCCGCCTCTAATGGTTCACGAGGCATGGGTACGGGCTGTAAGCATGGATGGTGAGAGAAGAATACCTTTAAAAGAGTTCTTCAAGGGGCCTAGAACCACTGCTCTAAAACCAAACGAGATCCTCGCAGAGGTCTCCATACCCTACAGTCAAGGCGAGGCATGGAGGTACGCGTACCATAAGCTTGGAAGAAGAAGGGGGCACGACATCTCAGTCGTCTCAATAGCGGTGGCGGTAAGGGTGGAGGAAGGCGTCTTCCGTGATGTAAGGATAGCCTTAGGCTCCGTGGCGCCGACGCCTGTAAGGGCTTGGAGCGTAGAGGAGGAGTTGAAGGGGAGGGAGGCCAGTGTGGAGAACATTAACAGGGCGGTTGAGAAGATCACCGGTGACATTAAGCCGATAAGCGATGCAAGGGCCTCAGCAGAGTACAGGCTGCACGTCTCAAAAGAGTTGCTGAGGGATATGCTCACAGGGCTCGTGGAGGGTGGTAGACGGTGA
- a CDS encoding xanthine dehydrogenase family protein molybdopterin-binding subunit: MGGALSLLEKWLSARELLVVGKRVTRVDSLEKALGKAMFTEDYFIDYFMGNALYVKQVLSTHPHARLKGISLPDALKGKGVRLITARDIPGENQVGYSLPDQPLLAEGKVRYHGEVVALVASTSLDDALRAVEEVRVDYEPLPYVLDPLEAMARSDVLVHEEAGSNIAFRTRVRRGSVEEGFSRAHVVVENEYRLHHQEHAYLETEAALAIPSMENGVTVIGGLQYPHLGQRIVARVLGLPSSRVKIIAPYVGGGFGGKDDEGPLTCAKAALVAYLTGKPALLVYSREESMRIHPKREAAIIRYKSGADSEGRLTAIEVTIIHDTGAYANRGPFILWRATMHASGPYIVPNAKVDGYAVYTNKVYQGSFRGFGNLSIQFAVERQMDQLAEKLGLDPVEFRLRNIVREGSHTITGQLLDHSVGVAEALKRVAEASRWRERRREIEEYNKSGGRFKRGIGVAVAWHGISTSRGVPDWSNAYVKIEQDGSVTLYTGIVEIGQGSPSSAHVQIVSELLGVTPDRVRVVHGSTDAPDAGATHASRGSSIGGIGVYMAAAVLRERLAGLASRIMGVPVEDLVFAGNKVYSRNNPDKQLQLRDLVKEAVARGVELSATGYFFLPKGRFDDSTGQGFAYPAYSYMVVVSEVEVDTLTGVVKVTRVYPGLAAGRVINPVQVEGQIEGAIAQGIGYTLMERLVFDEKGALINVNLTDYVVPSMRDMPEVAEPVYVEDLFKYGPFGAKGVGEMALIPMPASIANAVSHALGVNVTETPLTPEKVLKAMGRL, from the coding sequence ATGGGGGGTGCACTAAGCCTCCTGGAGAAATGGCTCTCAGCTAGAGAGCTCCTAGTAGTGGGTAAAAGAGTCACCAGGGTGGACTCCCTTGAAAAAGCACTGGGTAAAGCCATGTTCACAGAGGACTACTTCATAGACTACTTCATGGGTAACGCGCTCTACGTGAAGCAGGTTCTAAGCACGCATCCCCATGCAAGGCTGAAGGGCATCAGCCTCCCAGACGCTTTAAAGGGGAAAGGGGTCAGGTTGATCACGGCGAGGGATATACCAGGCGAGAACCAGGTGGGATACTCGCTCCCGGATCAACCATTACTGGCCGAGGGGAAAGTCAGATACCATGGTGAAGTAGTGGCTTTAGTCGCGTCGACAAGCCTGGACGACGCCTTAAGGGCTGTGGAGGAGGTCAGGGTTGACTACGAGCCACTGCCCTACGTGCTAGACCCGCTTGAAGCAATGGCGAGGAGCGATGTACTCGTCCACGAGGAGGCAGGCTCCAACATAGCGTTCAGGACAAGGGTTAGGAGAGGCAGTGTTGAGGAAGGGTTTTCACGTGCACACGTCGTCGTGGAAAACGAGTACAGGCTACACCACCAGGAGCACGCCTACCTTGAAACAGAGGCTGCGTTAGCGATCCCTAGCATGGAGAACGGTGTCACAGTCATAGGCGGCCTCCAGTACCCTCACCTAGGGCAGAGGATCGTTGCGAGAGTACTGGGGCTTCCCTCAAGCAGGGTGAAGATAATTGCGCCATACGTTGGCGGCGGCTTCGGAGGGAAGGATGATGAGGGCCCGTTGACCTGTGCTAAAGCAGCCCTCGTAGCCTATTTAACCGGTAAGCCAGCCCTCCTGGTCTACAGCAGGGAGGAGTCTATGAGGATCCATCCTAAGAGGGAGGCAGCGATCATAAGGTATAAGAGCGGCGCGGACTCAGAGGGCCGTTTAACAGCGATAGAGGTCACGATAATACATGACACCGGTGCATACGCTAATAGAGGGCCCTTCATACTCTGGCGGGCCACAATGCATGCATCAGGCCCCTACATTGTTCCCAATGCAAAGGTAGACGGCTACGCTGTCTACACGAATAAAGTGTACCAGGGCTCCTTCAGGGGCTTCGGGAACCTCTCCATACAGTTCGCTGTTGAGAGGCAGATGGATCAATTAGCAGAGAAACTCGGGCTCGACCCAGTGGAATTCAGATTAAGGAACATCGTTAGAGAAGGCTCACACACCATCACAGGGCAACTCCTAGACCACTCAGTCGGGGTCGCCGAGGCCCTCAAGAGGGTTGCAGAGGCCTCCAGGTGGCGTGAGAGAAGGCGCGAGATAGAGGAGTATAATAAATCCGGCGGCAGGTTCAAGAGGGGCATAGGGGTGGCTGTCGCCTGGCACGGTATAAGCACGTCGAGAGGGGTCCCAGACTGGTCGAACGCCTACGTCAAGATTGAGCAGGATGGCTCGGTAACCCTGTACACCGGGATAGTTGAGATAGGCCAGGGCTCCCCTAGCTCAGCACACGTCCAGATAGTCTCAGAGCTCCTCGGCGTGACACCAGACAGGGTTAGAGTAGTACATGGCTCGACGGATGCACCAGACGCTGGTGCGACACATGCATCCAGGGGGAGCAGTATAGGCGGGATAGGAGTGTACATGGCGGCAGCCGTCCTAAGGGAGAGGCTGGCCGGGTTGGCGTCGAGGATCATGGGTGTCCCAGTCGAAGACCTGGTTTTCGCCGGGAACAAGGTTTACTCGAGGAACAACCCTGATAAGCAGCTGCAGCTACGGGACCTAGTGAAGGAGGCTGTTGCAAGAGGCGTGGAGCTCTCTGCAACAGGCTACTTCTTCCTACCTAAGGGAAGGTTCGACGACTCCACCGGGCAGGGCTTCGCCTACCCAGCATACAGCTACATGGTGGTTGTGTCAGAGGTAGAGGTTGACACGTTGACTGGTGTAGTAAAGGTGACAAGGGTCTACCCGGGTCTCGCCGCAGGCAGAGTGATCAACCCTGTGCAGGTTGAAGGGCAGATCGAGGGGGCTATAGCCCAGGGCATCGGCTACACGTTGATGGAGAGATTAGTGTTCGATGAGAAAGGCGCGTTGATCAACGTTAACCTGACAGACTACGTGGTTCCCTCAATGAGGGATATGCCGGAGGTTGCTGAACCCGTCTATGTTGAAGACCTCTTCAAGTACGGGCCCTTCGGCGCTAAAGGCGTCGGCGAGATGGCGCTCATACCGATGCCGGCGTCGATCGCTAACGCGGTCAGCCATGCCTTAGGCGTCAATGTGACTGAAACCCCGTTGACGCCTGAGAAAGTGCTTAAGGCGATGGGGAGGCTGTGA